One genomic window of Ruminococcus gauvreauii includes the following:
- a CDS encoding N-acetylmuramoyl-L-alanine amidase, giving the protein MDRKKWKPVVDIMLGCLLLVGVYYLSREGARLVTQELQGRQTVVIDAGHGGDDPGKVGISNELEKELNLEIAKKVEKLLQQSGYQVIMTRTKDEMLCSRGSQNKKAEDLKKRCQIINESSADCAVSIHQNSYSDEAVKGAQVFYFEHSEDGRKLASVLQSALVDGLDPQNHRKEKGNVTYYLLKKTEVPIVIVECGFLSNSEEAKKLKTEEYQDKVAAAVTKGVKEYLGGS; this is encoded by the coding sequence ATGGATAGAAAAAAATGGAAACCCGTTGTAGACATTATGTTGGGATGTCTGCTGCTGGTGGGCGTGTACTATTTATCGCGGGAAGGGGCGCGGCTGGTCACGCAGGAACTGCAGGGACGTCAGACTGTAGTGATCGATGCCGGTCACGGCGGCGATGACCCGGGAAAAGTGGGAATCAGTAACGAACTGGAAAAGGAACTGAATCTGGAGATCGCCAAAAAAGTGGAGAAACTGCTTCAGCAGTCGGGGTACCAGGTGATCATGACTCGCACGAAAGATGAAATGCTGTGCAGCAGGGGAAGTCAGAATAAAAAGGCGGAGGACTTAAAGAAACGATGTCAGATCATAAATGAAAGTTCTGCGGACTGTGCAGTCAGCATTCACCAGAACAGTTATTCGGATGAGGCGGTGAAGGGCGCGCAGGTCTTCTATTTTGAACATTCCGAAGATGGAAGGAAGCTGGCATCTGTACTCCAGAGCGCGCTTGTGGATGGCCTTGACCCTCAAAACCACAGAAAGGAAAAGGGTAACGTCACGTATTACCTGCTAAAAAAGACGGAGGTTCCGATCGTGATCGTTGAATGCGGTTTTCTGAGCAATTCGGAGGAGGCAAAAAAGCTGAAGACGGAGGAATACCAGGATAAAGTTGCAGCAGCAGTAACGAAGGGCGTCAAAGAATATCTGGGCGGTTCCTGA
- a CDS encoding L-threonylcarbamoyladenylate synthase yields METKIVKVDRKHPQADIMREAGRILKDGGLVAFPTETVYGLGGNALDVNASHKIYAAKGRPSDNPLIIHIADMEDLPVLVTEIPPEAKRLADAYWPGPLTMIFPKSECVPYETTGGLDSVAVRMPNHSVAQILIREAGGYVAAPSANTSGRPSPTLAEHVIEDLNGKIDMIIDGGSVGIGLESTIVDFTEEIPTILRPGYINEEMLRGILGEVRMDQGLIAEDMDIRPKAPGMKYRHYAPRGSLVIVEGRQEDVTAAIQKMADEKISQGYAVGIIGTDETAGAYRSGLIKSIGAREDEAGIARHLYRVLREFDDSDVAYIYSESFRTPQMGQAIMNRLLKAAGHQMIEV; encoded by the coding sequence ATGGAAACTAAAATTGTAAAGGTGGACCGGAAACATCCTCAGGCAGATATCATGAGGGAGGCCGGACGGATTTTAAAGGACGGCGGCCTGGTGGCATTTCCGACGGAGACCGTTTACGGACTGGGAGGCAATGCACTTGACGTGAACGCATCTCATAAGATCTATGCTGCCAAGGGACGACCGTCGGATAACCCACTGATCATTCATATAGCGGATATGGAAGACCTGCCCGTATTAGTGACTGAGATACCGCCGGAGGCGAAACGTCTTGCGGATGCATACTGGCCCGGTCCCCTGACGATGATATTTCCCAAGAGTGAATGTGTGCCGTATGAGACGACAGGAGGACTTGACAGTGTCGCGGTCAGAATGCCGAATCACAGCGTTGCGCAGATTCTGATCAGGGAGGCAGGCGGCTATGTGGCCGCGCCCAGCGCAAACACATCGGGGAGACCCAGCCCTACGCTGGCAGAGCACGTGATCGAAGATCTGAACGGGAAGATAGATATGATTATTGACGGGGGAAGTGTGGGTATCGGCCTGGAGTCCACGATCGTGGATTTTACGGAGGAGATACCGACGATTCTGCGTCCGGGCTATATAAATGAAGAGATGCTTAGGGGGATTCTTGGGGAAGTCAGGATGGATCAGGGACTGATCGCCGAAGATATGGATATCCGCCCAAAGGCTCCCGGTATGAAATACAGACATTACGCGCCCAGGGGATCGCTCGTGATCGTGGAGGGCAGGCAGGAAGATGTGACGGCGGCAATTCAGAAAATGGCAGATGAAAAAATCAGCCAGGGGTATGCTGTCGGGATCATAGGAACGGATGAGACGGCTGGAGCTTATCGGTCAGGACTTATCAAGAGTATCGGGGCACGCGAAGATGAGGCAGGGATTGCGCGTCATCTTTACCGGGTGCTGCGTGAATTTGATGACAGCGACGTTGCATATATCTATTCGGAGTCGTTCCGCACCCCCCAAATGGGACAGGCTATTATGAACCGTCTGCTGAAGGCGGCAGGACACCAGATGATAGAGGTTTGA
- a CDS encoding arsenate reductase/protein-tyrosine-phosphatase family protein, translating into MKRFNKLIFVDEDDNSRAPMAKIIMKSKFLLGPLDIESRGLVVLFPEPMNQKAEAVLISNGYSVTAHEARQLQQEDLGEDVLVLTMEDAQKEKIWENYEHAHHVYTLTEYISLRGELPPLYGEPLKEYGKCYETLEALIGGIVVRLNEEEQQGQ; encoded by the coding sequence GTGAAGCGTTTTAACAAACTGATCTTCGTAGATGAAGATGATAACAGCAGAGCGCCGATGGCAAAGATCATTATGAAAAGCAAATTCCTTCTGGGACCGCTGGATATTGAATCCAGAGGTCTCGTTGTGCTGTTTCCGGAACCGATGAACCAGAAGGCAGAGGCGGTGCTGATCAGCAACGGCTACAGTGTGACGGCCCATGAGGCAAGACAGCTGCAGCAGGAAGATCTGGGAGAGGATGTCCTGGTACTTACGATGGAAGATGCACAGAAGGAAAAAATCTGGGAAAACTATGAGCATGCACATCATGTATATACGCTGACTGAGTATATCAGCCTGCGGGGTGAACTCCCTCCCCTTTACGGGGAGCCATTAAAGGAATACGGAAAATGTTATGAGACGCTGGAAGCCCTGATCGGAGGAATCGTAGTCCGGCTGAATGAAGAGGAACAGCAGGGGCAGTAG
- a CDS encoding deoxycytidylate deaminase yields the protein MGTKREDYITWDEYFMGVAILSGMRSKDPNTQVGACIVSADNKILSMGYNGFPTGCSDDEFPWTREGAPLDNKYLYTTHSELNAILNYRGGSLEGSKLYVSLFPCNECAKAIIQAGIKTVIYDCDKYAGSDSVVASKRMLDAAGVRYYQYNRTNREITFRV from the coding sequence ATGGGGACAAAAAGAGAAGACTATATAACCTGGGATGAATATTTTATGGGCGTTGCGATCTTGTCCGGGATGAGATCAAAAGATCCCAACACACAGGTCGGTGCCTGTATCGTAAGCGCGGATAATAAGATTCTGTCGATGGGATACAACGGTTTTCCCACCGGATGTTCGGATGATGAATTTCCGTGGACAAGAGAGGGCGCACCGCTTGACAATAAATACCTATACACCACGCACAGCGAACTGAATGCAATCCTGAATTACCGCGGCGGCAGCCTGGAGGGGTCAAAGCTTTACGTCTCGCTGTTTCCGTGCAACGAGTGTGCGAAGGCTATCATACAGGCGGGTATCAAGACGGTCATCTATGACTGCGATAAATATGCAGGTTCAGATTCCGTTGTGGCGTCCAAGAGGATGCTGGACGCTGCCGGAGTGCGTTATTATCAATACAACAGAACAAACCGGGAAATCACATTCCGTGTTTAA